Genomic segment of Synchiropus splendidus isolate RoL2022-P1 chromosome 4, RoL_Sspl_1.0, whole genome shotgun sequence:
TAAAGTAGCACTGggacagtgtgtgtctgttcaaTTGTAAAATGTGACTAACTGGATCCTAAGGaaactctgttttcctcacaAAACATGTCTGGCTTTCCTCTCAGGACAAAACAACAAGTTGGTTCTCCAACACACGGATTTAAGGATTATTATTTCTTAATTATTCCgctagttcacttcaaatacacatttttaaatagtcTGAGTTGCTAATGCACATGCTAATGACAACATGTTCCTGGATATACACACACCCAACCACCTGGAGGAGTGTTCTAAGGACATGCCAATTTAACTGCTAACAGTTCTGTGCAGCTTCACTTTAATATGATTTCAGTATCTCACACCATAGTGTGGCTGCAGTGACTGGTGTGGTCCTGAAAAAGAGGTTTAACCAGTTTAAATGAATGTGTCTGTCATGACTCCCTTTGTGCATCCATGAACAATCATTTCAATCCATTCCTCAGCCAATGTCTGCAGTAGAACAGAGCATCATACCCGTCTTCATGGCTTTCCGACCGGCCAAGTAATGGGGATGGTTAAAATCAGAGACCCAGGCTTTGGCCCCGTGACCCATATACACCTTCAGTTTGTTGGGGCTCCCCAGTTCAGAGAACTTCTTATTCAGATGGTCAATCACCTTTCAAATAAGCACAGACATGCAACAATAATCATCCAACTTAGTGAACCATAAATAAAGAGCAATGTTGATCTGAATACAATAGGATCATGACGACGATAGAATTTTCATCCTTACAAGCTTCTCCACAACTTTGGGGTCCATGTCAGGCACCAGGCGGATGGAGAATTTGCCGATGACCTTGCGGGGGATAACCGTCTTGGCCCCGCCATCAGAGAAGGCCCCCTCAATGCCATGCAGAGACAGAGATGGGTATCTCCAGCGGTGCATGAGAATGTCTTCCTATGAAGCAAATGAGAAGTCAAATCAATCTCACTATGCTCTGACAGTCGGCTCATGAGGATCAGTTCCTTGCCTTGCTGTCATGCAGGAGCTTCCCTACGCCGACATCTTTGCGATATTCCCCCAAATCAAAGTCGATGTTCTCATACAGCTTTTTCTCCTCAACCGTCAGAGGAGCCACATTCCTGCAAATGTCAGGAATCTGGATCTTCCCTCTTTTGTCCACAAGACAACCTGTTGATCAGAAACATTAAAGACTGACTTCAGCTTTTCAGCTGATGAAAGAATCATAATGttgattttaatatttcttttcTGTAAAAGAATGTATAACAAAAGCAACTCACATCAATTATTATAGCATTAATGAAGTCTGGGATGCATGTtgttaaagataaaaaaagacaatttgcCTAATtctatctattttattttacttaaaatgtgttatgaaaaacaaataaaggagCCATTTCTCAATATACCCTTATTTAAACCCTTGGTTTAgaattgaatggaaaaaaacatttcaaattccACAATAttccatatatatttttggaagCAAATCGTCCAAAAACAGCTTCATGCTGCGGTGATGACTTACCCATCAGTGTGATCAGGTCTGTCATGGCTTCGTGCACTGAGCCACCAAACACGCCTGAGTGCAGGTCCTTCTCGCAGCCGTCCACCTGTGGCATTAAAAGAATACAGTTTTTATGCTCAAATAAATGCACTGAACTAGTGGATGAAGGTAAAAAAAGCAGTAGCTATCGACCTCAATGAAGAAATAGCAGATTCCTCTCAGGCCGTAGGTGATGCAGGGTTTGTTCTTGCCCAGCCAGTAGTTGTCAGAGATGCAGACGTAGTCCACATCTTTGAAGAAGCCGTCCTTGCGTGCAAAAATCAGGTCGTCCAGCCCTTCGGAGCCAGACTCCTCCATCCCCTCGAAGCAGAATTTAATGTTGATGGGAAGTTCCTGTGGCGATCACAAGGAAcagaatttatttaaaaaattacCCTTTGGAAATAATTGGTATTAGTTCaagttatttatatttcaaattaaGTTGCAGTCCTCATTCAGGCTTCATGGCTATCAACTCTCAATGAAAGCGCCAAGCATTAACAGGTAATATTTCCACCACATATCAATTTATAAATAATTGTAGTACTATTTTCAAACACCTTGTTTCtgagtgttttgtttgtaactCTGGGGTCAAAGGATAGACGGTGTCACCCTTAGCACCTGACCGCAAAGCATATCTAATGATACGAGCCGTGCTCTTCTACCCTGTTAAACCCAGGATTAGTCACAATCCTGTCGACCCCACAGAGCCGAGATGAAGGAAACAGATGGAAAGAAAATATTACAAAACTAAACACTGACAGATTTGGCACAGTTCATTCACTGATCACAGCTTGTGATTGAATTCACTCACTGGAAAGTTAACTTTCCTGATTTCTGTCTGAGGAGCTGGGTGACGTAATAATGTTTAATGATTAAGTCAAGCTACGCCACTATTTTGCAAGACCTTTGCTCATGCAGATTATAATAACGCTTTGCCCGCACAACAGGTTCTATCTTAAATGCATCAGCAAATAAGATGTGACTGAAAGCACCACAACACTAAACAATGTGTGTCATACAGACATATTAATTTACTTTCTCACCGTCGgtgtacgtatatatatatatatatatatatatatatatatatatatatatatatataatcctaTCTAATACATAGTTCACCTGCTGGATCTTCTGGTAGGCTTCGATGCAGTTGAACCAGGC
This window contains:
- the cndp2 gene encoding cytosolic non-specific dipeptidase encodes the protein MAHLPALFKYVDDNQDLYVKRLADWVAVQSVSAWPEKRGEIKTMMEMAAKDIERLGGSVEMVDIGTQKLPSGEEIPLPPIILGRLGSDPGKKTVCIYGHLDVQPANIDDGWDTEPFTLVEKDGKLYGRGSTDDKGPVLAWFNCIEAYQKIQQELPINIKFCFEGMEESGSEGLDDLIFARKDGFFKDVDYVCISDNYWLGKNKPCITYGLRGICYFFIEVDGCEKDLHSGVFGGSVHEAMTDLITLMGCLVDKRGKIQIPDICRNVAPLTVEEKKLYENIDFDLGEYRKDVGVGKLLHDSKEDILMHRWRYPSLSLHGIEGAFSDGGAKTVIPRKVIGKFSIRLVPDMDPKVVEKLVIDHLNKKFSELGSPNKLKVYMGHGAKAWVSDFNHPHYLAGRKAMKTVFGVEPDLTREGGSIPVTLTFQEATGRNVMLLPVGSSDDGAHSQNEKINRSNYIQGTKMLGAYFHEVSLLE